From one Culex quinquefasciatus strain JHB chromosome 3, VPISU_Cqui_1.0_pri_paternal, whole genome shotgun sequence genomic stretch:
- the LOC6041116 gene encoding nose resistant to fluoxetine protein 6, producing MWKTATVLSCKIWFLLVLFSGVHHGSDLTSVEKRDGDGREVTAGLPDLYRYDNYGQCLERGSAFCMVRAVVKPKPLSEVWNRIQNVSADVRHYRHNLLDRGVCVAECLRSTKGLSRSQRQELLVEPFTVDFNYHFESKYFPHQSRHRELYGEVVNLCVNQELRTDFALQVFTEIEYCHEPGRRFEPLGTWDGFCIVVICLLAGLAVLSTIFDCRLKKKSTLDDHFGTDPESIEYRIATLWSVPRNIQSLTTPAKSVLSKDFRFLEGIRFITMVTIIQLHTTVMLMHVPTAHPERFEETLQNPVLATLSLFTPNLVQSFFTMGGLLMAVNLLDSLAKNPDSIQSWGKVLWDKVVNRLKRILPVYLFVMLVTATLYRRIQLGPLYDRIVGIEANNCRNNWWVNLLFLNNYVKVNETCVQPSWYLSADFQFYLFGLIALLTIKRYPKTTKYWIGFMVTLNFVGPSLVMWIRQLPPLMATGTRPVLLLFTDDEWFARLYKPFHTSSAGYFYGILAGLVYHRAKPSGESLVRRKTFLAVKLMAIAIVLACYLPASLLYEVNLELPPWTVPIYGAVAKNCWGFLSAVLFIDMALSSTDRLRSLLEHRFLLPLGKLTYSVYHGHFLILMAISSGIRAPLANDALTPFWFTVVALVLSYGLGLVVFLLVEQPVANLLGSKSHYVDYIGGRLLDGARSCLRSINKKLF from the exons ATGTGGAAAACAGCCACCGTCCTGAGTTGCAAGATTTGGTTCCTGCTGGTGCTGTTTTCCGGGGTGCACCATGGGTCGGATTTGACGTCCGTGGAAAAGAGGGATGGTGACGGTAGGGAAGTTACTGCTGGTTTGCCGGATCTGTATCGCTACGACAACTATGGCCAGTGCTTGGAGCGAGGAAGTGCCTTCTGTATGGTTCGGGCCGTGGTCAAGCCGAAGCCCTTGAGTGAAGTGTGGAATCGGATACAG AATGTAAGCGCCGACGTACGCCACTATCGACATAATCTGCTGGATCGAGGCGTTTGCGTCGCCGAGTGTTTACGATCCACGAAAGGACTCAGCCGAAGCCAGCGCCAAGAATTGCTGGTCGAGCCGTTCACGGTGGATTTTAAT TACCACTTCGAGAGCAAATACTTCCCGCATCAGTCGCGCCACCGAGAGCTGTACGGCGAAGTGGTGAACTTGTGCGTCAACCAGGAGCTTCGGACGGATTTTGCGCTGCAAGTATTCACAGAGATTGAGTACTGCCATGAGCCCGGTCGGAGGTTTGAACCGTTGGGCACCTGGGATGGATTTTGTATCGTCGTTATTTGCTTACTTGCTGGGTTGGCTGTTTTGAGTACGATTTTTGACTGCCGCTTGAAGAAGAAATCAACGCTGGATGATCACTTTGGGACGGATCCAGAGTCAATCG AGTATCGCATCGCTACGTTATGGTCCGTTCCGCGAAACATTCAATCCCTAACCACCCCTGCAAAGTCCGTTTTGAGCAAGGACTTCCGGTTCCTGGAGGGAATCCGATTCATCACTATGGTCACCATCATTCAATTGCACACCACCGTAATGTTGATGCACGTTCCCACCGCACATCCGGAACGGTTTGAAGAAACGCTGCAGAATCCCGTGTTGGCAACACTGTCCCTGTTCACCCCGAACTTGGTGCAATCGTTCTTCACTATGGGGGGACTGTTGATGGCGGTTAATCTGTTGGATTCGCTGGCGAAAAATCCCGACAGCATTCAAAGTTGGGGGAAGGTGCTTTGGGACAAGGTGGTCAACCGGTTGAAGCGGATTCTTCCGGTGTACCTGTTTGTGATGCTGGTGACGGCAACTCTGTACCGACGGATCCAGCTTGGACCACTGTACGATCGGATCGTGGGCATTGAGGCGAACAATTGTCGCAATAATTGGTGGGTCAATTTGCTGTTCTTGAACAATTACGTAAAAGTTAATGAAACG TGTGTTCAACCGAGCTGGTACCTGAGTGCAGATTTCCAGTTTTATCTGTTTGGATTAATTGCGCTGCTGACGATAAAACG GTACCCTAAAACCACCAAGTATTGGATTGGATTTATGGTAACACTTAACTTTGTGGGACCAAGTTTGGTGATGTGGATTAGACAGTTGCCTCCGCTAATGGCCACCGGTACAAG ACCCGTGCTGCTATTGTTCACCGATGACGAATGGTTCGCCCGGCTGTACAAACCGTTTCACACGAGCAGCGCCGGCTATTTCTACGGCATTCTGGCCGGCCTGGTGTATCACCGGGCCAAGCCCTCGGGGGAAAGTCTGGTGCGCCGGAAG ACTTTCCTGGCAGTTAAACTGATGGCCATCGCGATCGTACTCGCATGCTATCTTCCGGCATCGTTACTCTACGAAGTGAACCTGGAGTTGCCACCGTGGACAGTGCCGATCTACGGTGCCGTGGCCAAAAATTGTTGGGGCTTTTTGAGTGCAGTACTCTTCATCGACATGGCCCTGAGTAGCACGG ATCGTCTCCGGTCGCTGCTGGAGCACCGATTCCTGCTGCCGCTGGGCAAACTGACCTACAGCGTGTACCACGGTCACTTTCTAATTCTGATGGCAATTTCCAGCGGCATCCGTGCGCCCCTGGCTAATGACGCACTCACGCCG TTCTGGTTCACGGTGGTCGCCCTGGTGCTGTCCTACGGGCTAGGGTTGGTGGTGTTTCTGCTGGTCGAGCaaccggtggcaaatttgctggGAAGCAAGTCGCACTACGTCGATTACATCGGGGGACGATTGCTGGACGGGGCGAGAAGTTGTCTCAGGAGTATcaataaaaagttgttttag
- the LOC6041115 gene encoding uncharacterized protein LOC6041115: MYEANLKPLPWPMPFYGSVTKNSCGFAFTVVFLNMALNESGKIRKLLEHQYLVPLGKLSYTVYHINFLLLTGLVGAVRDPLHLDLTKLIISMLSVTVLSYGLGLVMFLLVEQPAANLLGSKTRYFGFAGNILAEKTERCINWSKKTLLKLKQKRGLTQ; the protein is encoded by the exons ATGTACGAAGCAAACCTCAAGCCTCTTCCGTGGCCAATGCCATTCTACGGTTCTGTGACCAAGAACAGTTGTGGCTTTGCGTTCACCGTGGTCTTTCTCAATATGGCTCTCAACGAATCAG GAAAAATCAGGAAACTGTTGGAACACCAATACCTCGTACCGCTGGGAAAACTGAGCTACACGGTGTACCACATCAATTTTCTGCTTTTGACGGGATTGGTTGGTGCCGTGCGGGATCCGCTACATCTTGACCTGACTAAGCTG ATTATTAGCATGCTGAGCGTCACTGTGCTTTCGTACGGGCTCGGACTGGTGATGTTCTTGCTGGTCGAGCAACCGGCGGCCAATCTGCTGGGAAGCAAAACGAGGTATTTTGGCTTTGCTGGAAATATTCTGGCGGAAAAAACAGAGCGCTGCATCAACTGGTCCAAAAAGACGCTTCTCAAGCTGAAACAAAAGCGTGGTCTTACACAATAG